Genomic segment of Synechococcus sp. A15-28:
GCTCAGCTGTCCCTGGCGCAGGCCGTGCCCATGGCCGGCGTTGTCATCGTGACCACACCGCAGCAGGTTTCCCTGCAGGACGCACGCCGCGGATTGGCCATGTTCCGGCAGCTGGGAATTCCTGTGCTCGGCGTCGCGGAGAACATGAGCGCCTTCATTCCGCCGGACCGCCCCGAGCAGCGCTATGCCCTGTTCGGCAGCGGTGGAGGTGCCACCCTCGCTGCGGACTATGACGTTCCGCTTCTGGCCCAGATCCCCATGGAGATGCCGGTACAGGAAGGCGGCGACAGCGGACGTCCCATCGTGATCAGCCGGCCGGACTCCACCAGTGCCCTGGAATTCCAGGGACTGGCGCAACGGGTGCTGCAACAGGTCACCGCGACGGCCTGACGATGACGACAAGCCGCGGACGACGCCATCGATCCAGGGAATGGATCCTCTGGGGCGTTCCGCTGGCCATGGTGGCCATTGCCGGCGTGCTGATCGCCAGCACCCAGCGGCAGGCGGACTACGCCGATTGGTATCACCACTGGATCACGGCTGGGGGCGGAGCCTTGATCGCCCTGGCCCTGGCGCGTCTGCCACTGCAGCGGCTTCGGCCGCTGCTGATCCCGGTTTACGGCCTCACGGTTCTCAGCCTGGTCGCCGTGCGGCTGGTGGGCACCACAGCCCTGGGGGCACAGCGCTGGATCAGCATTGGTCCGGTCAATGTTCAGCCGTCCGAGTTCGCCAAGATCGCGGCCATCCTGCTGCTGGGCGCCGTTCTCGCCCGTCACCCGGTGGAGCGCCCCGTGGATCTGCTGCGGCCCCTGGGAGTGATTTCCATCCCCTGGCTGCTGGTGTTCATCCAGCCGGACCTGGGCACATCACTGGTCTTCGGAGCCTTGATGCTCACGATGCTCTATTGGTCGGGCATGCCGATCGAGTGGGTGGTGCTGCTGCTGTCCCCCCTGGTGACGGCGCTGCTGTCGGGGCTGCTGCCCTGGGGCATGGCGGTCTGGATCCCGCTGATGGCAGCGCTGGCGTTCCGGAGCCTGCCCTGGAGCCGGATGGCCGCGGCCATCACCGTGGCCATTCATTCCGTGATGGCCGTGGTCACCCCCTGGCTGTGGATGAACGGTCTCAAGGACTATCAACGCGATCGCCTCGTGCTGTTCCTCGACCCGTCCCAGGACCCCCTCGGCGGTGGTTATCACCTGCTGCAGAGCAGCGTCGGCATCGGCTCCGGAAGGCTGTTCGGCACCGGCCTGCTGCAGGGTCAGCTGACCAAGCTGCGGTTCATCCCCGAACAGCACACGGACTTCATCTTCAGCGCCCTCGGCGAGGAAACCGGATTCATCGGCACGGTGCTGGTGGTGACGGGCTTCGCCTTGCTGATGATGCGCCTGCTGCAGGTGGCCCGCCATGCCCGCAGCGATTTCGAATCGCTGGTGGTCGTCGGCATCGGAACGATGGTGATGTTTCAGGTGGTGGTGAACATCTTCATGACCATCGGACTCGGTCCGATCACCGGCATTCCCCTGCCCTTCCTCAGCTACGGGCGCTCGGCGATGCTCGTCAACTTCATCTGTCTGGGCCTCTGCCTGTCGGTGGTGCGACAGAGCCGTGTCAGCTCGCTGGGTCGATGGTGAGCGACAACAGCCTTCAGGCCCTGCGGCAGCGCCTGGCCCGAAACATTCGACCTGGGGCCTGCGATGAATCCGGGGTGCGCCGACTCTGGTGGGCCGCCCTCGAGATTCTTCAGGAGGAGCTGCTCGATCGCCATGCCGATGAGGGGATCTGGGTCGCCTCCCCGCTGCCGGCGCTCTACGAGCCTGAACTCCTGGCCCATCTGCAGGGATGGGTGCTGGCGCCCAAGAACCTCGATCGCTTCAGTCCATCCAATGCCGCCTTGCCGGCTAGCGCTGGCCAGCGGGAGGAGGGAATGCACTTCCGCCGGCTGACTCTGCATCCTGAGGATGGGTTGGACCCCCTGCTGGTCGTCATCACACCCACCCTCCAGGCGGCTCTGGCCATTCATGGCGCTCCGGACCGACGTCAGCTGCTGATGCGCTGTGACCACGACACCCTGGGCGATGCCCTGGCCCTGTTCGGAGCGCGCTTGCAGGATCAGTCCCCGGAGCTGGCCGATGCGTTGAAAACGCAGCTGACCGCCCTTGGTCCACTGCACAGCGATCCCCAGCTGGATCAGCAGTTCTGGCCGCGACTGGCGGAAAAGCTCACCGTGACGGCGCCGAGCCTGACCCTGCAACCCACCCAGTCCAGCTCGGAGCACAACCAGGGGTCCTCCGAGGACCTCAGCCTGCTGGAGGCCATCACCCATGAGGTGCGCACGCCCCTGGCGACGATCCGCACCCTGATCCGCTCCTTGCTGCGACGCAACGACCTTCCCTCCGTGGTTCAGAAACGGCTGCGTCAGATCGATGGCGAATGCAGTGAACAGATCGACCGCTTCGGGCTGATCTTCCATGCCGCCGAACTGCAGCGCCAACCGGAGGGAACCCAGCTGGCCCGAACCGATCTCGGCTCCATCCTGCGCAGCCTGGAGCCGACCTGGCGGGACCAGCTGGAGCGTCGCCAACTGAGCCTCACCCTGGAGGTTCAGCCTGATCTTCCCGACGTGCTCAGCGACCCGCGGCGGCTGGAACCCATGCTCGGCGGCCTGATCGACCGGGTGAGCCGGGGACTGCCCGGCGGGGCCGGACTGCGGTTGGAACTGCAGCCGGCCGGCGCACGCCTGAAACTGCAGCTTCTGGTGCAGATGGAGGACGGACCGGTGTCGACCACATCGACCTCAAACACCGAACAGGTGGGCACGGTTCTCAGCTGGGATCCAGCCACCGGCAGTCTTCAGCTCAGTCAGGCCGCCACCCGTCAGCTGATGGCCAGCCTGGGGGGGAGATATCACGCGCGACGCGACCGGGATCTCACGGTGTTCTTCCCCGTGGCCACACCTCCTTCCTGAAAAGTTGAAGCACTTTGTTGACAGGTGTGAAGGTTGCTTTCGACCGTTAAATCAGGCCCCAACCACGGTGCTACTTTCCAGTCGTAACGGACCGTCTGGATTACCGCAGCCATGACAGCATCGGCGTTGAATGGTCAGCTTCCTCAGTTCATCGGCAGCACCGGTGGTCTGCTTAATGCCGCTGAAACAGAAGAGAAATACGCGATCACCTGGACCAGCAACAGTGCTCAGGCCTTTGAACTGCCAACAGGTGGTGCGGCCATGATGAACTCCGGCGAAAACATCATGTATTTCGCCCGCAAGGAGCAGTGCCTTGCCCTCGGAACCCAGCTGCGGACCAAGTTCAAGCCACGGATCGAGGACTACAAGATCTACCGCATCTTCCCCGGCGGTGACACCGAATTCCTGCATCCCAAGGATGGTGTGTTCTCCGAGAAAGTGAACGAAGGTCGCCCGATGGTGGGTCACAACCCCCGTCGCATCGGCGAAAACGTGAATCCTTCGAACATCAAGTTCAGCGGTCGCAACACCTACGACGCCTGATCAACCCGCTGATGCCGCCCCTGCCTGGGGCGGGGCTGCGAAGATGCCGTCATGCTCAGTCCTGATCGCGTCGCCTTTCACGAGGCCGCAGCCAACGGTGCCAATCTGATTCCGTTGGCCCAGAGCTGGCCAGCGGATCTCGAAACCCCTTTAACGGCCTGGATCAAGGTCGGAGCTGATCACGCTCCAGGGGTACTGCTTGAGTCTGTCGAGGGAGGCGAGACCCTCGGACGATGGAGCGTGATTGCCTGTGACCCGCTGTGGACCGCATCAGCCCGCAACGACTGCCTGAAGCGATGCTGGCGTGATGGCCGCGAGGACACATTCAACGGCAACCCCTTCGACAGCCTGCGCAGCTGTCTTGAGCCTTATCACTGCATCAGCCTGCCCGGCCTGCCACCCCTTGGTCAGCTCTACGGCGTCTGGGGCTACGAGCTGATTCAGTGGATTGAACCCAGTGTTCCGGTGCATCCGAGACAGCCTTCGGACCCACC
This window contains:
- a CDS encoding photosystem I reaction center subunit II PsaD encodes the protein MTASALNGQLPQFIGSTGGLLNAAETEEKYAITWTSNSAQAFELPTGGAAMMNSGENIMYFARKEQCLALGTQLRTKFKPRIEDYKIYRIFPGGDTEFLHPKDGVFSEKVNEGRPMVGHNPRRIGENVNPSNIKFSGRNTYDA
- the rodA gene encoding rod shape-determining protein RodA, producing the protein MTTSRGRRHRSREWILWGVPLAMVAIAGVLIASTQRQADYADWYHHWITAGGGALIALALARLPLQRLRPLLIPVYGLTVLSLVAVRLVGTTALGAQRWISIGPVNVQPSEFAKIAAILLLGAVLARHPVERPVDLLRPLGVISIPWLLVFIQPDLGTSLVFGALMLTMLYWSGMPIEWVVLLLSPLVTALLSGLLPWGMAVWIPLMAALAFRSLPWSRMAAAITVAIHSVMAVVTPWLWMNGLKDYQRDRLVLFLDPSQDPLGGGYHLLQSSVGIGSGRLFGTGLLQGQLTKLRFIPEQHTDFIFSALGEETGFIGTVLVVTGFALLMMRLLQVARHARSDFESLVVVGIGTMVMFQVVVNIFMTIGLGPITGIPLPFLSYGRSAMLVNFICLGLCLSVVRQSRVSSLGRW
- a CDS encoding HAMP domain-containing histidine kinase, translating into MVSDNSLQALRQRLARNIRPGACDESGVRRLWWAALEILQEELLDRHADEGIWVASPLPALYEPELLAHLQGWVLAPKNLDRFSPSNAALPASAGQREEGMHFRRLTLHPEDGLDPLLVVITPTLQAALAIHGAPDRRQLLMRCDHDTLGDALALFGARLQDQSPELADALKTQLTALGPLHSDPQLDQQFWPRLAEKLTVTAPSLTLQPTQSSSEHNQGSSEDLSLLEAITHEVRTPLATIRTLIRSLLRRNDLPSVVQKRLRQIDGECSEQIDRFGLIFHAAELQRQPEGTQLARTDLGSILRSLEPTWRDQLERRQLSLTLEVQPDLPDVLSDPRRLEPMLGGLIDRVSRGLPGGAGLRLELQPAGARLKLQLLVQMEDGPVSTTSTSNTEQVGTVLSWDPATGSLQLSQAATRQLMASLGGRYHARRDRDLTVFFPVATPPS